A section of the Syntrophorhabdales bacterium genome encodes:
- a CDS encoding heparan-alpha-glucosaminide N-acetyltransferase domain-containing protein → MNKMINPSVTTGRRLMALDVHRGLIIILMAIDHASYFIARVHSRELWGVSLPVYPDALWFWTRWVTHPCATGFFFLMGIGMAFLADARRGAGWNEGRITRFFIIRGFLLMLLQLLSENTAWMLGGMSAHAGAFVVRGGPMPGGGTGGMIYLGVLFALGGSLVFWAFMRRMSSWAVTAVSVAAILCTQVVTPGPDRAHTLYSPLITALLIPGYNNTFAVLYPVIPWLGVTGFGLLMGRLLQRQLQKAVAVALRAGIGLLALFIVIRLAGGFGNLNVIPPGWMGFLNLVKYPPSLAFLTATLGLNLLFIASWGRLDAHIHSTWNPLVLFGRTALFFYLIHLWVYALLGLLFRNGAGLAVMYAFWLIGLAILYPLCYRYNRFKQKKPAGSLWRFF, encoded by the coding sequence ATGAACAAGATGATTAACCCTTCGGTTACCACTGGTCGGCGCCTCATGGCACTGGACGTCCACAGGGGTCTCATCATCATACTCATGGCGATTGACCACGCCAGCTACTTCATCGCCAGGGTCCATTCCCGCGAGTTATGGGGCGTGTCTTTACCTGTTTATCCGGATGCGTTGTGGTTCTGGACCAGGTGGGTCACGCACCCTTGCGCGACTGGGTTCTTCTTCCTGATGGGCATCGGCATGGCATTTCTTGCGGATGCGCGTCGCGGCGCCGGATGGAACGAAGGTCGGATTACTCGCTTCTTTATCATTCGGGGTTTCCTGCTCATGCTCTTACAGCTACTCTCAGAGAATACTGCATGGATGCTGGGAGGGATGTCTGCCCACGCCGGCGCTTTTGTGGTCAGGGGCGGCCCCATGCCGGGGGGAGGCACCGGCGGCATGATCTACCTGGGTGTTTTGTTTGCGCTCGGCGGATCACTGGTATTCTGGGCATTCATGCGGAGGATGTCTTCATGGGCAGTCACAGCCGTCAGTGTCGCCGCAATACTATGCACGCAAGTGGTAACGCCCGGCCCTGACCGCGCACACACGCTCTATTCGCCCTTGATAACAGCACTCCTTATTCCCGGATATAACAATACCTTCGCAGTGCTCTACCCCGTCATACCCTGGCTCGGCGTGACAGGTTTCGGGCTGCTCATGGGAAGACTGCTTCAACGGCAGCTACAAAAGGCCGTGGCAGTGGCTCTCCGGGCGGGCATTGGATTGCTGGCCTTATTCATCGTTATACGACTGGCTGGAGGATTCGGCAACCTTAATGTCATACCTCCCGGATGGATGGGGTTTCTCAACCTGGTGAAGTATCCGCCCAGCCTCGCTTTTCTTACGGCGACTCTTGGCCTCAATCTCCTCTTCATCGCCTCGTGGGGTCGGCTGGATGCGCATATCCACAGCACGTGGAATCCGCTGGTACTATTCGGAAGGACAGCGTTGTTTTTCTATCTCATCCACCTATGGGTGTACGCGCTTCTCGGGCTGCTCTTCAGGAATGGCGCCGGATTAGCTGTCATGTACGCTTTCTGGCTGATCGGTCTGGCAATCCTCTATCCACTCTGCTACAGGTACAATCGCTTCAAGCAGAAAAAACCCGCGGGGTCTCTCTGGCGATTCTTCTGA